The following are from one region of the Sandaracinus amylolyticus genome:
- a CDS encoding nuclear transport factor 2 family protein, whose amino-acid sequence MDEWIDAWNAHDIERILAHWADDCVFASPRIAAVMGDPSGTVRGKDALRAYWWKALASAPQLRFELEEVYVGVDCLVIGYRNHRGQRCAEWLRLDREGQAVEGRASYAG is encoded by the coding sequence GTGGACGAGTGGATCGACGCGTGGAATGCGCACGACATCGAGCGCATCCTCGCGCACTGGGCCGACGACTGCGTGTTCGCGTCGCCGCGCATCGCCGCGGTGATGGGCGATCCGAGCGGCACGGTGCGCGGCAAGGACGCGCTGCGCGCGTACTGGTGGAAGGCGCTCGCGAGCGCGCCGCAGCTGCGCTTCGAGCTCGAGGAGGTCTACGTCGGCGTCGACTGCCTCGTGATCGGCTACCGCAACCACCGCGGCCAGCGCTGCGCGGAGTGGCTGCGACTGGACCGCGAAGGACAAGCGGTCGAAGGCCGCGCGTCGTACGCGGGCTGA
- a CDS encoding acetyl-CoA hydrolase/transferase family protein codes for MRIVSSPEEAVAPIESGQRVYLHEAAMAPVSLLTAMTERARALRDVEVVHLHTNAPAPYVAPDMAGHVRHNALFVGANVREAVQSGRADFTPVFLSEVPSLFRDGTLPLDVAMVQVSPPNRHGFCRLGVSVACARAAVDHARIVIAEINDRVPRTDGNSAVHVDRIALAVHVDRPLPEHHDEPPGAVERAIGALVSAQIPDGATLQMGIGSIPDAVLDALHSRSDLGIHTEMFSDGVLRLVKSGAVTGACKTRFKNRVVTSFAMGSRELYEHCDHNASIEFHPSDVVNDAVEIASQHAMMAINSAIAIDLTGQVCADSIGDRIWSGIGGQMDFVRGAVQSPGGKAFIALPSTAKNGTLSRIVPRLSPGSGVVTTRGHVQWVVTEHGAVNLRGRSLRERAEMLISIAHPDFRAELRAAAVERKLLV; via the coding sequence ATGCGCATCGTGTCGAGCCCCGAGGAGGCGGTCGCTCCCATCGAGAGCGGACAACGCGTCTATCTCCACGAGGCCGCGATGGCGCCGGTCTCGCTCCTCACCGCGATGACGGAGCGCGCTCGCGCGCTGCGCGACGTCGAGGTCGTGCACCTGCACACGAACGCGCCCGCGCCCTACGTCGCGCCGGACATGGCGGGGCACGTGCGGCACAACGCGCTCTTCGTCGGCGCGAACGTGCGCGAGGCGGTGCAGTCGGGGCGCGCCGACTTCACGCCGGTGTTCCTCTCGGAGGTGCCCTCGCTCTTCCGCGACGGCACGCTGCCGCTCGACGTCGCGATGGTGCAGGTCTCGCCGCCGAACCGTCACGGCTTCTGCCGCCTCGGCGTGTCGGTCGCGTGCGCGCGCGCCGCGGTCGATCACGCGCGGATCGTGATCGCGGAGATCAACGATCGAGTCCCGCGCACCGACGGGAACTCCGCGGTGCACGTCGATCGCATCGCGCTCGCGGTGCACGTCGATCGCCCGCTGCCCGAGCACCACGACGAGCCGCCGGGCGCGGTGGAGCGCGCGATCGGCGCGCTGGTCTCGGCGCAGATCCCCGACGGCGCGACGCTGCAGATGGGGATCGGATCGATCCCCGACGCCGTGCTCGACGCGCTCCACTCGCGCAGCGATCTCGGGATCCACACCGAGATGTTCAGCGACGGAGTGCTGCGCCTCGTGAAGAGCGGCGCGGTGACCGGCGCGTGCAAGACGCGCTTCAAGAACCGCGTCGTCACGTCGTTCGCGATGGGCTCGCGCGAGCTCTACGAGCACTGCGATCACAACGCGTCGATCGAGTTCCACCCGAGCGACGTGGTGAACGACGCGGTGGAGATCGCGTCGCAGCACGCGATGATGGCGATCAATTCCGCGATCGCGATCGATCTCACCGGGCAGGTGTGCGCCGACTCGATCGGGGATCGCATCTGGAGCGGCATCGGCGGGCAGATGGACTTCGTGCGCGGCGCCGTGCAGAGCCCGGGCGGCAAGGCGTTCATCGCGCTGCCCTCGACCGCGAAGAACGGGACGCTCTCGCGCATCGTGCCGCGGCTGTCGCCGGGCTCGGGCGTGGTGACGACGCGCGGTCACGTGCAGTGGGTCGTCACCGAGCACGGTGCCGTGAACCTGCGGGGTCGCTCGCTGCGCGAGCGCGCGGAGATGCTGATCTCGATCGCGCACCCCGACTTCCGCGCCGAGCTGCGCGCGGCCGCGGTCGAGCGGAAGCTCTTGGTCTGA
- a CDS encoding tyrosine-type recombinase/integrase, with product MKALDPKTGRTKDVIRIVEAKSAAEASAKRDDLRRTEEASSGARTRERLGDAATSWMRSKLPALRASTRRTYADVIDLHIVPRLGDYYVDAITPDDVVELRDEWSAQTVGEGESARPISPTTVNGRLRVLRQLLADITHDLGIRDPAARVPAVRVPKPKKRKGLEAHELRKVLEVLRRDYPQWYAITLTLALTAQRWGAVAALEWSQINDARGAILFDRAHVRGIVDEQKTGAEVEVPIVEILRTALAEHRRAQLEEQAPWLGRGLVFPSTTGTLMQPSSLRKPLAAACTKAGVPVISPHGLRYTFNHLAKKVTTGDVARSITGHVTEEMTTHYDWIGDREKQRAVAKVAALVHPTSRVARGSGSSGGSGRGRKNSAR from the coding sequence GTGAAGGCACTCGACCCGAAGACGGGGAGAACGAAAGACGTGATCAGGATCGTCGAGGCGAAGTCGGCAGCCGAGGCCTCGGCGAAGCGGGACGATCTGCGACGCACGGAGGAAGCGAGCAGCGGGGCGCGCACGCGGGAGCGCCTCGGAGATGCCGCGACCTCGTGGATGCGTTCGAAGCTCCCCGCGCTCAGGGCGAGCACGCGCCGCACGTACGCGGACGTGATCGACCTGCATATCGTGCCGCGCCTCGGTGACTACTACGTCGATGCGATCACGCCCGACGATGTGGTCGAGCTGCGCGACGAGTGGTCCGCACAGACCGTGGGCGAGGGCGAGAGCGCCCGGCCCATCTCGCCGACGACGGTGAACGGACGCCTCCGGGTGCTCCGCCAGCTGCTCGCCGACATCACCCACGACCTCGGGATCAGGGACCCCGCCGCGCGCGTGCCGGCAGTCCGGGTGCCGAAGCCGAAGAAGCGCAAGGGCCTCGAGGCGCACGAGCTCCGCAAGGTGCTCGAGGTGCTCCGCCGCGACTACCCGCAGTGGTACGCGATCACGCTCACGCTCGCGCTCACCGCGCAGCGATGGGGTGCGGTCGCGGCGCTCGAGTGGTCGCAGATCAACGACGCGCGCGGCGCGATCCTCTTCGATCGCGCGCACGTGCGCGGGATCGTCGACGAGCAGAAGACCGGCGCCGAAGTCGAGGTGCCGATCGTGGAGATCCTCCGGACGGCGCTCGCCGAGCATCGGCGCGCGCAGCTCGAGGAGCAGGCACCCTGGCTCGGCCGGGGGCTCGTGTTCCCGTCGACTACTGGAACGCTCATGCAGCCGAGCTCGCTCCGGAAGCCGCTCGCCGCGGCGTGCACGAAGGCGGGGGTGCCCGTCATCTCGCCGCACGGCCTGCGGTACACGTTCAATCACCTCGCGAAGAAGGTCACGACGGGCGACGTCGCGCGCTCGATCACCGGCCACGTGACCGAGGAAATGACCACCCACTACGACTGGATCGGCGACCGCGAGAAGCAGCGCGCCGTCGCGAAGGTCGCAGCCCTCGTCCACCCCACGTCCCGCGTCGCGCGTGGAAGTGGAAGTTCTGGTGGAAGTGGGAGGGGACGGAAGAACTCGGCCCGCTGA